A single Drosophila miranda strain MSH22 chromosome XR, D.miranda_PacBio2.1, whole genome shotgun sequence DNA region contains:
- the LOC108152969 gene encoding G-box-binding factor isoform X5, producing the protein MTRLTEEMVIARSKQSDLGLITKLNCWGSDLTDVSIIKRMRGVEVLALSVNKISTLAYFEDCSKLQELYLRKNHIQDVNEIAYLQNLPALRNLWLEENPFCDQAGDNYRAIVLRALPNLKKLDNVDVTQEELDDALRRGGSVGGGGGGGGGGGGVSGSVPEDEVYEDAYEVRQQQHTSPQHSYPTHSPPPQQQQQYHPQTQQQPQQQQQQRQSSSPIMREEPVHPPSPMYNTLTKEQRTSYQQYDRSPGSDQESSPNAGYREVRPAPIPPSISAHSMKEYYQSDRPTYPAHYRHSQTDLTEWEEHQQHQVPQVHHNPYGSQMLNHPQRRIVGPESGDRFTGYRNGSARENGGDWDPEERPRSRRPEGRYSDSTNNVSASVANHYSGYHRRPINRSSNLLSATLCLVKELDYASLEVLEHAVRCRIDELATE; encoded by the exons ATGACGCGCCTCACAGAGGAAATGGTCATAGCTCGGTCCAAGCAATCGGATCTGGGCCTAATTACAAAACTGAATTGCTG GGGAAGTGATCTCACCGATGTATCCATCATCAAGCGCATGCGTGGTGTCGAGGTGCTGGCGCTTAG CGTCAATAAAATCAGCACCTTGGCGTACTTTGAAGACTGCTCGAAGCTGCAGGAACTATATCTGCGCAAGAACCACATTCAGGACGTCAATGAGATTGCTTACCTGCAGAATCTGCCAGCACTGAGGAACCTCTGGCTTGAGGAGAATCCATTCTGTGACCAGGCCGGCGACAA CTATCGGGCGATCGTATTGCGCGCTTTGCCCAATCTGAAGAAACTCGATAATGTGGACGTCACACAGGAGGAGCTGGACGATGCCTTGCGTCGCGGTGGCAGCgtcggcggtggcggtggcggtggcggcggcggcggcggcgtcaGCGGTTCGGTGCCCGAGGATGAGGTGTACGAAGATGCCTATGAGGtacgacagcagcagcatacaTCGCCGCAGCATAGCTACCCCACACACTCGCCGccaccgcagcagcagcagcagtatcATCCACAGACGCAGCAGCAAcctcaacaacaacagcagcagcgccagaGCTCGAGTCCCATCATGCGAGAG GAACCCGTGCATCCGCCATCGCCCATGTATAACACGTTAACCAAAGAGCAGCGCACTTCCTATCAGCAATACGAT CGCTCGCCGGGCTCTGACCAGGAGAGCAGCCCAAATGCTGGCTATCGGGAGGTGCGACCAGCGCCCATCCCGCCCAGCATATCCGCACACTCGATGAAG GAATACTATCAGTCGGATCGCCCGACCTACCCGGCACACTATCGCCATAGCCAGACAGACCTCACCGAATGGGaggagcaccagcagcaccaagTGCCGCAGGTCCACCACAATCCGTACGGCAGCCAGATGCTGAACCACCCACAACGTCGCATCGTCGGTCCCGAGAGTGGAGATCGTTTCACTGGCTACCGGAATGGAAGTGCGCGTGAGAACGGCGGGGATTGGGACCCAGAGGAGAGGCCACGATCAAG ACGGCCGGAGGGTCGCTACAGCGATTCCACTAACAACGTGTCAGCCTCTGTGGCGAATCATTACTCGGGCTATCATCGTCGACCCATTAACCGG AGCTCCAATCTATTGTCTGCCACGCTCTGCCTGGTCAAAGAGCTTGACTACGCCAGCCTGGAGGTGCTCGAACACGCCGTGCGGTGTCGCATCGATGAGCTGGCGACTGAATGA